One window from the genome of Polynucleobacter sp. MWH-Svant-W18 encodes:
- the ndk gene encoding nucleoside-diphosphate kinase produces the protein MAIERTLSIIKPDAVAKNVIGKIYDRFESAGLKIVASKMAHLSQSEAEQFYSVHKERPFFKDLVSFMISGPVMIQVLQGEGAIAKNRDLMGATDPKKAEKGTIRADFADSIDANAVHGSDAPETAAVEVAFFFPGMQVFNR, from the coding sequence ATGGCAATTGAACGCACCCTTTCTATTATCAAACCTGATGCTGTCGCTAAAAACGTCATCGGCAAAATCTATGACCGTTTCGAATCTGCTGGTTTGAAGATTGTCGCGTCCAAAATGGCGCATCTCTCCCAATCTGAAGCGGAGCAGTTCTACTCGGTTCATAAAGAGCGTCCTTTCTTCAAAGATTTGGTGAGCTTCATGATTTCTGGTCCTGTGATGATTCAGGTATTGCAAGGCGAAGGCGCAATTGCAAAGAACCGCGATCTGATGGGCGCAACCGATCCTAAAAAAGCAGAGAAAGGCACAATTCGTGCTGACTTTGCTGACAGCATCGATGCAAATGCGGTACACGGTTCTGACGCTCCTGAAACAGCTGCAGTGGAAGTTGCATTCTTCTTCCCTGGCATGCAAGTTTTCAATCGTTAA